A genome region from Fundidesulfovibrio putealis DSM 16056 includes the following:
- a CDS encoding SU10 major capsid protein: AGGEPSMILVGPVQARKIANWNQAGRITVNTNASEQTLVMAVMVLETPFGRMKVTIDRYLAKDDDAGTKYDRVYVYDPSRCSMAFLRPFKCVELAQTGDSIKCQSIVEATFVMHNEKSAAKCKKCATD; encoded by the coding sequence AGGCGGGCGGCGAACCCAGCATGATCCTGGTGGGACCGGTGCAGGCCCGCAAGATCGCCAACTGGAACCAGGCCGGGCGCATCACCGTGAACACCAACGCCTCGGAGCAGACCCTGGTCATGGCCGTCATGGTGCTGGAAACCCCCTTCGGGCGCATGAAGGTCACCATCGACCGCTACCTGGCCAAGGACGACGACGCCGGGACCAAGTACGATCGCGTGTACGTCTACGACCCCAGCCGCTGCTCCATGGCCTTCCTGCGCCCGTTCAAGTGCGTGGAACTGGCCCAGACCGGCGACTCTATCAAGTGCCAGTCCATCGTGGAGGCCACCTTCGTGATGCACAACGAGAAGTCCGCCGCCAAATGCAAGAAGTGCGCGACCGACTAA